A section of the Triticum dicoccoides isolate Atlit2015 ecotype Zavitan chromosome 7A, WEW_v2.0, whole genome shotgun sequence genome encodes:
- the LOC119332024 gene encoding homeobox-leucine zipper protein HOX2-like, producing MPRPDQIITSPPPPPPPSSLPLRATLRSDRAHRRSTMHRAAAAGLDLGLGLGLGLASQGSLTSSTTTASSSPASQAHAQHWTAALNSVVGAQESYGLHPYASHQRKEEPGRTSTSPESGVSAGTKRGLERTGSGVSRGAATAGSDEDDDGGDGAGGRKKLRLSKDQAAVLEECFKTHSTLNPKQKTALANRLGLRPRQVEVWFQNRRARTKLKQTEVDCEYMKRWCEQLAEQNKRLEKEVAELRALKTAPAAHAQQAATLTMCPSCRRVAATAAGPAATQHQHQHQQPQQCSPKPNAHPAGNVLPSHCQFFPSTTTAAAPDRSGRQQGAWNGAAQPLVTRELF from the exons ATGCCCAGACCAGACCAGATCATcacatctccaccaccaccaccaccaccgtcctCCCTCCCACTCCGGGCAACTCTCAGATCGGATCGGGCTCACCGGAGATCGACGATgcatcgcgccgccgccgcggGTCTCGACCTGGGCCTCGGGCTGGGGCTCGGGCTTGCGTCGCAGGGCAGCCTCAcgtcctccaccaccaccgcctcctcctccccggccTCGCAGGCGCACGCGCAGCACTGGACCGCCGCGCTTAACTCCGTCGTCGGCGCGCAGGAGTCGTACGGGCTGCACCCGTATGCCAGCCACCAGCGGAAGGAGGAGCCGGGGAGGACGTCCACGTCGCCCGAGAGCGGCGTCAGCGCCGGGACCAAGAGGGGCCTGGAGCGCACCGGCTCCGGCGTCTCCCgcggcgccgccaccgccggcagcgacgaggacgacgacggcggggacggcgccgGCGGCCGCAAGAAGCTCAGGCTCTCCAAGGACCAGGCCGCCGTCCTCGAGGAGTGCTTCAAGACGCACAGCACGCTCAACCCC AAGCAGAAGACTGCGCTGGCGAACCGGCTGGGGCTGCGGCCGCGGCAGGTGGAGGTGTGGTTCCAGAACCGCCGCGCGCGGACCAAGCTGAAGCAGACGGAGGTGGACTGCGAGTACATGAAGCGCTGGTGCGAGCAGCTCGCCGAGCAGAACAAGCGGCTCGAGAAGGAGGTGGCCGAGCTCCGCGCGCTCAAGACCGCGCCCGCCGCGCACGCCCAGCAGGCCGCCACGCTCACCATGTGCCCCTCCTGCCGccgcgtcgccgccaccgccgccggaccGGCCGCCACgcagcaccagcaccagcaccagcagcCGCAGCAGTGCAGCCCCAAGCCCAACGCCCACCCCGCCGGCAACGTCCTTCCCAGCCACTGCCAGTTCTtcccctccaccaccaccgccgccgcccccgaccGATCCGGCAGGCAGCAGGGCGCGTGGAACGGCGCCGCGCAGCCGCTGGTCACCAGAGAGCTCTTCTGA